The Sandaracinus amylolyticus genomic interval AGCGCGGCACGCAGCCCGGGCCCTCGACCGGCGGCAGATCGTGCTCGCCGCGCGCGAGCGCCTCGAAGCGCGAGAGCACCGGGCCCCAGCCGCCCTCGAAGAGGCCACGCACGAACGACGCACGCGCGCCGAGCCGCTCCCACTGGCGATGCTCGAGCTCGACGCGCGTCGACGTGTCACCGGTCGACGTGAAGCGGACCTCGACCTCGGTCGCGGCGGTCTCGGGCGCACCCGGGTGCCACGAGAACACCGCGCGCGCGGGCGCTTCGAGCACGCGGAAGCGGCCCCAGTCGGACTCGTCGCCGGTGTCCGATCGCTCGTAGAGACGACCGCCGACCCGCGCTTCCACGTGGCACGAGAGCGCGCGCTCGA includes:
- a CDS encoding SRPBCC domain-containing protein encodes the protein MSLPPLRRSVDVPLARDAAFDLFVRRLPEWWPLRTRSVGLERALSCHVEARVGGRLYERSDTGDESDWGRFRVLEAPARAVFSWHPGAPETAATEVEVRFTSTGDTSTRVELEHRQWERLGARASFVRGLFEGGWGPVLSRFEALARGEHDLPPVEGPGCVPR